The Setaria italica strain Yugu1 chromosome IX, Setaria_italica_v2.0, whole genome shotgun sequence genome has a window encoding:
- the LOC101771470 gene encoding uncharacterized protein LOC101771470 has translation PGCGHAPPPPLPLDDDDLLSEILLRLPPHPTCLLRASLVCARWRRLLRDPGFHRRSRAFHRTPPVLGLFRTFHRGARFVPVGEAPDRVPAAGFALPDPASWVLLGCRHGRALLRSRPGWLQLLVWEPITGHRRCVRLSRLGGHVKACSATVLGDPVSLARREGSFRVAFVFTGNGRASACVYSSETGTWGRLITAEAPCGDVCMKPSALVGDAVYWLLDEGGILELHLGKERLAPMETPTHAQSLYLSNIQLMEAEAGVLGFAGVKMYSLHLWAREADRDGTANWVLRTAINLGPFAPPPCVIPRIMLVPPIKILGVDEGGNFAFLRTIFGIFMLSLDGVLLKKVSDAEIMELVHPYSSFYVAEE, from the exons CCAGGCTGcggccacgcgccgccgccgccgctgccgctggacgacgacgacctcctcTCCGAGATCCtgctccgcctcccgccgcaccCGACCTGCCTTCTCCGCGCTTCCCTCGTCTGCGCGCGCTGGCGCCGCCTGCTCCGCGACCCGGGCTtccaccgccgctcccgcgcATTCCACCGAACACCACCCGTGCTCGGCCTCTTCCGCACCTTCCATCGCGGTGCTCGCTTCGTCCCCGTCGGCGAGGCCCCGGACCGCGTCCCCGCCGCGGGTTTCGCGCTCCCCGACCCCGCCAGTTGGGTCCTCCTCGgctgccgccacggccgcgcgcTCCTCCGCAGTCGACCTGGCTGGCTCCAGCTCCTCGTCTGGGAACCCATCACCGGTCACCGCCGCTGCGTCCGCCTCAGCCGGCTCGGGGGCCACGTCAAGGCATGTAGTGCCACCGTTCTTGGCGACCCAGTGAGCCTGGCCCGCCGCGAGGGCTCCTTCCGCGtggccttcgtcttcaccgGCAACGGCCGCGCGTCCGCCTGCGTCTACTCGTCGGAGACTGGCACCTGGGGCCGGCTGATCACGGCGGAGGCGCCTTGCGGCGACGTTTGTATGAAGCCAAGCGCGCTGGTCGGGGACGCAGTGTACTGGTTGCTTGACGAGGGAGGCATCCTCGAGCTCCATCTGGGTAAGGAGAGGTTGGCCCCGATGGAGACGCCGACGCACGCGCAGAGCCTTTACCTGTCGAACATCCAGCTCATGGAGGCCGAGGCCGGCGTGCTGGGCTTCGCTGGCGTGAAGATGTACAGCCTGCATCTGTGGGCGAGGGAGGCCGACCGTGATGGCACTGCGAATTGGGTGTTGCGCACTGCAATTAATCTCGGCCCGTTCGCTCCGCCACCATGTGTGATTCCTCGGATCATGCTGGTGCCGCCTATCAAGATACTTGGGGTTGATGAGGGTGGCAATTTCGCATTTCTAAGGACTATCTTCGGAATCTTTATGCTCTCCCTCGATGGCGTGCTGCTTAAGAAGGTGTCTGATGCCGAAATCATGGAGCTTGTTCATCCCTACTCAAGCTTTTATGTCGCAG AAGAATAA